Proteins encoded within one genomic window of Alphaproteobacteria bacterium:
- a CDS encoding succinate dehydrogenase iron-sulfur subunit, producing MVQLRLPENSRIKPGKVYKADPTATTVKTFQIYRWNPDTPDNPTYDLFEIDMATCGSMVLDALIKIKDEKDSTLAFRRSCREGICGSCSMNIDGTNTLACIKPISEIKGTVRITPLPHMPVVKDLIPDLTQAYAQYAASKPWLQAESPVSDRERLQSEEDRAKLDGLWECVLCFCCTTACPSYWWNGDKFLGPATLLQSYRWIIDSRDENTKERLKDLEDPFKLYRCHTIMNCTKTCPKGLNPAKAIGEIKKKMSEGG from the coding sequence ATGGTTCAGCTTCGTTTGCCCGAAAACTCCCGGATCAAACCCGGTAAAGTCTATAAAGCCGATCCCACAGCAACAACCGTGAAGACGTTTCAAATCTATCGCTGGAACCCGGATACGCCTGACAACCCAACCTACGATCTATTTGAGATTGATATGGCCACCTGTGGGTCGATGGTGCTGGATGCGCTCATAAAAATTAAGGATGAGAAGGATAGCACCCTTGCCTTTCGGCGGTCTTGTCGGGAAGGTATTTGCGGAAGTTGCTCGATGAATATTGACGGCACCAACACGCTGGCTTGTATTAAACCCATTTCAGAGATTAAAGGAACTGTGCGTATTACGCCCTTGCCCCATATGCCTGTTGTGAAAGATTTGATCCCTGATCTTACTCAAGCTTATGCGCAATATGCAGCTTCAAAGCCTTGGTTGCAGGCAGAGTCTCCCGTTTCTGATCGGGAGCGTCTGCAAAGTGAAGAAGATCGCGCGAAGTTGGATGGATTGTGGGAATGTGTGTTGTGCTTTTGTTGCACAACCGCGTGCCCCAGTTATTGGTGGAATGGGGATAAGTTTTTAGGCCCAGCGACCTTGCTTCAATCTTATCGGTGGATTATCGATAGTCGAGATGAGAATACGAAAGAGCGTCTGAAGGACTTGGAAGATCCTTTTAAACTCTATCGGTGTCACACCATTATGAACTGCACCAAAACCTGCCCAAAGGGATTGAATCCCGCCAAAGCGATTGGGGAAATTAAGAAAAAAATGAGTGAGGGCGGATAG